One part of the Candidatus Zixiibacteriota bacterium genome encodes these proteins:
- a CDS encoding HAMP domain-containing protein yields the protein MQIKTKFFVRLLLLSFIPFLALSLFSVYIFNRGIDKVISPGFEKTITNAEYMVENSLELYRLRFINLVSILASDSITTDDLRHFDLIIFLSENDTLWLQALSNEKHNDLFIQEALGRAGSFPEIISFEGSIMVYQRILLQPGFSESPILVVGQYLPQDFANRTAEVLKAKTEYSRLKMFVLTSGGDFAWLIWLSVIVIYLTFLIYVARWWANSLIKPINNLSLAAFDIAKGHWGKKVNYNNEDELGMLVNSFNYMSSELENRTRQLVNAEIESSWKNTARVIAHGIKNILSPVKIALHNLSAHEKVAESEAELKTIRAEISRLEDIASDFSMFSRSPEIRKAPVNVKNVAEDAVKLGGRDCENIEKQIDIPGELYVETDYDILRGIMINLVKNACEAIEDAGKVSVTGRRDDDETVIEVTDNGPGIPDVTMMKIWQPYYTTKSRGTGLGLPIAMKFAQALEAELELDSDQQGTTVRIIFPDLHDWKNSTD from the coding sequence ATGCAGATTAAGACTAAGTTTTTTGTCAGATTGCTATTGCTCTCGTTTATTCCGTTTCTGGCATTGTCGTTGTTCTCAGTTTACATCTTTAACCGCGGTATCGACAAGGTGATCTCGCCCGGTTTCGAAAAGACGATCACCAATGCCGAATACATGGTCGAAAACTCGCTGGAGCTATATCGCCTGCGTTTCATCAATTTAGTCAGCATCCTGGCTTCTGACTCGATCACCACTGATGACCTGCGCCATTTCGATTTAATTATATTTCTTTCTGAAAACGACACACTCTGGCTTCAGGCTCTTTCCAATGAAAAACACAACGACTTGTTTATCCAGGAAGCACTGGGGCGAGCGGGAAGCTTTCCGGAGATCATCAGTTTTGAAGGCTCGATCATGGTCTACCAGAGGATCTTACTCCAACCGGGATTTAGCGAGTCGCCGATCTTGGTTGTGGGACAATATTTACCGCAGGATTTCGCCAACCGTACCGCCGAGGTGTTGAAAGCCAAGACTGAGTATTCGCGTCTGAAGATGTTTGTGCTGACCTCCGGAGGCGATTTCGCATGGCTGATCTGGCTGAGCGTGATCGTGATTTATCTGACATTTCTGATCTACGTCGCGCGCTGGTGGGCTAATTCACTTATCAAACCGATTAATAATCTTTCCCTGGCCGCTTTCGATATCGCCAAGGGACATTGGGGTAAGAAGGTCAATTACAACAATGAAGATGAACTCGGTATGCTTGTAAACTCGTTCAACTATATGTCTTCCGAGCTGGAAAACCGCACCCGTCAGCTGGTAAATGCCGAGATCGAGTCTTCCTGGAAGAATACCGCCCGGGTTATCGCGCATGGAATCAAAAACATCCTCAGCCCGGTCAAGATCGCACTGCACAATCTGTCGGCGCATGAAAAGGTTGCTGAATCCGAAGCAGAGCTTAAAACCATCCGGGCCGAGATTTCACGCCTGGAGGATATCGCCTCTGATTTCTCGATGTTTTCACGCTCGCCAGAGATTCGCAAAGCGCCGGTCAACGTTAAAAATGTTGCCGAGGATGCTGTGAAACTGGGCGGTCGAGACTGCGAAAATATCGAAAAGCAGATCGATATACCTGGTGAATTGTATGTTGAAACCGACTACGATATCCTGCGCGGCATAATGATCAACCTGGTAAAAAACGCTTGTGAAGCGATTGAGGATGCCGGTAAGGTCAGTGTGACCGGTCGTCGCGATGATGATGAGACGGTGATCGAGGTGACCGACAACGGTCCGGGGATACCGGATGTTACCATGATGAAAATCTGGCAACCTTATTACACCACCAAGTCACGGGGAACCGGCCTGGGGCTTCCGATTGCCATGAAGTTCGCCCAGGCGCTGGAGGCTGAGCTGGAACTCGATTCCGACCAGCAAGGAACCACTGTTAGAATCATTTTCCCGGATTTACATGACTGGAAAAATTCTACTGATTGA
- a CDS encoding NUDIX domain-containing protein — MTLFKYCPMCGYSLLDNIEENLERPLCPNCSFVHYHNPAPAAGCVVFEKGKLLMVERAHPPYIGDWTIPAGFMEWDESPAQTAVRELKEETNLDVRITEIFEVYNGNDDPRTNAIMVLYFADVIGGVLEAADDAGQARFFALEDIPQNIAFESHRQAIADLKANHSHRFKIDAD, encoded by the coding sequence ATGACTCTGTTTAAATATTGCCCGATGTGCGGTTATTCGCTTTTAGACAATATCGAGGAGAACCTCGAGCGTCCGCTGTGCCCAAACTGCAGTTTCGTCCATTATCACAATCCCGCCCCGGCAGCCGGATGTGTGGTTTTTGAGAAGGGGAAACTGCTGATGGTTGAACGGGCTCACCCGCCCTATATTGGCGACTGGACTATCCCGGCCGGATTCATGGAATGGGACGAATCACCGGCGCAGACTGCTGTACGCGAGTTGAAGGAAGAAACCAATCTCGATGTCAGAATCACGGAGATATTCGAGGTGTACAACGGCAATGACGATCCGCGTACGAACGCGATAATGGTGCTCTATTTTGCGGATGTCATTGGGGGAGTTTTAGAAGCGGCTGACGATGCCGGGCAGGCGCGCTTTTTCGCTCTCGAGGATATTCCCCAAAATATCGCCTTTGAGTCTCACAGACAGGCGATTGCAGATTTGAAGGCCAACCATTCGCACAGGTTTAAAATCGATGCAGATTAA